From a region of the Dunckerocampus dactyliophorus isolate RoL2022-P2 chromosome 20, RoL_Ddac_1.1, whole genome shotgun sequence genome:
- the lrp12 gene encoding low-density lipoprotein receptor-related protein 12 isoform X2, producing MAVCSGVYLLFFSGCIAASQRNENFFVSGISNACGDSSELLRASSGIITSPGWPFQYPTRLNCSWNIRGRPGDTITISFQDFDLQGSHRCSSDWMSISSYKNLDGLRVCGSSLPPPYISSQDHVWIHFHSDDTLTGKGFRLSYVTGKSDVSSCDVDQFHCSNGKCIPDWWRCNSMDECGDNSDEDLCVDSPFSFQPCSLNQFPCLSRYTRIYTCLPHSLRCDGSIDCQDLGDEIDCDVPTCGDWLRNFYGSFSSPNYPDFYPPGSNCTWLIDTGDHRKVILRFTDFKLDGTGYGDYVKVYDGLKENPRRLLRVLTAFDSRSPVVVVSSSGQLRVHFYADKINAARGFNVTYQVDGFCLPWEVPCGGNWGCYTEQQRCDGYWHCPNGRDELNCSTCQEDEFPCSRNGACYPRSDRCNYQNRCPNGSDEKNCFFCQPGNFHCKNNRCVFESWVCDAQDDCGDGSDEESCPVVVPTRVITAAVIGSLVCGLLLVIALGCTCKLYSLRMFERRSFETQLSRVEAELLRREAPPSYGQLIAQGLIPPVEDFPVCSGSQASVLENLRLAVRSQLGFTTLRLPSAGRHSNLWRSLFNFSRSRQSASLALVSADLEDSAGTGSSGSDLLSPDSDDTDTESERGRERSIGAVGGPVAPLPQKTPPSSSVSMMASTAPINLPPTPSQVQNNPREAPPPASPVTMVTANPDIVCHNDFSELQAPPTSTLQRLAQSLHRLTRNLMRTSQNHTWTNRSPLHQLDTGRARTESMERRGSGEEEEDVELLIPDSDSSLLFSDIRQPLLEPPPSSNTAYVLRQHRGNSTQAGWDGPCEHCGKVHTARIPDACLEVGGKMESSDDELLQLC from the exons ATGGCCGTCTGTTCAGGTGTCTACCTGCTCTTCTTTTCAG GATGCATTGCTGCCTCTCAGAGGAACGAAAACTTTTTTGTGTCTGGGATTTCCAATG CGTGCGGCGACTCGTCTGAGCTCTTACGAGCATCCAGCGGCATCATTACGAGCCCCGGTTGGCCCTTCCAGTACCCAACGCGCCTTAACTGTAGCTGGAACATTCGAGGCCGACCAGGAGATACCATCACCATCAG CTTCCAGGATTTTGACCTGCAGGGTTCACACCGTTGCTCGTCAGACTGGATGTCAATCAGCAGTTACAAGAATTTGGATGGACTGCGAGTGTGTGGCTCGTCCCTGCCGCCTCCTTACATCTCATCCCAGGACCACGTCTGGATTCACTTCCACTCTGACGACACTCTGACAGGAAAAGGTTTCCGACTGTCCTACGTCACAG GGAAGTCTGACGTTTCCAGCTGTGACGTGGACCAGTTTCACTGCTCCAATGGGAAGTGCATCCCCGACTGGTGGCGTTGTAACTCCATGGACGAGTGTGGGGATAATTCTGATGAGGACCTGTGTGTGGACTCGCCGTTCTCCTTTCAGCCCTGCAGCCTGAACCAGTTTCCCTGCTTGTCCCGCTACACCCGAATCTACACATGTCTGCCCCACAGCCTGCGCTGTGACGGCAGCATCGACTGTCAG GATCTGGGAGATGAGATTGACTGTGACGTCCCAACCTGTGGAGACTGGTTGAGGAATTTTTACGGCTCCTTCAGCTCTCCAAACTATCCTGACTTCTACCCTCCAGGGAGTAACTGCACTTGGCTGATTGACACTGGAGACCACAGGAAG GTCATCCTGCGCTTCACAGACTTCAAACTAGACGGGACAGGGTACGGGGACTATGTGAAGGTGTATGACGGCCTCAAGGAGAATCCTCGCCGCCTTCTCAGGGTGCTGACAGCCTTCGACTCGAGATCGCCCGTTGTGGTGGTGTCGTCATCCGGCCAGCTGCGAGTCCACTTCTATGCCGACAAGATCAATGCCGCCCGAGGCTTCAATGTCACCTACCAG GTGGATGGCTTCTGCCTGCCCTGGGAGGTTCCTTGTGGGGGGAACTGGGGCTGTTACACCGAGCAGCAACGCTGTGATGGCTACTGGCACTGTCCTAACGGCCGGGACGAACTGAACTGTTCCACATGTCAGGAGGACGAGTTCCCCTGTTCCAGAAACGGAGCCTGTTATCCTCGATCAGACCGCTGTAACTACCAGAACCGCTGCCCCAACGGTTCTGATGAGAAGAACTGCTTCTTCTGCCAGCCTGGAAACTTCCACTGCAAg AATAACCGGTGTGTGTTCGAGTCCTGGGTGTGCGACGCCCAGGACGACTGCGGTGATGGCAGTGACGAGGAAAGTTGTCCCGTCGTCGTTCCCACCAGGGTGATCACGGCTGCAGTCATCGGCAGCCTCGTCTGTGGCCTCCTGCTGGTCATCGCCCTCGGGTGCACGTGTAAACTCTACTCGCTGCGCATGTTTGAACGCAG GTCTTTCGAGACCCAGCTGTCCAGAGttgaggcggagctgctgaggAGAGAAGCCCCGCCCTCATATGGCCAACTGATAGCTCAGGGTTTGATCCCACCTGTGGAGGATTTCCCAGTGTGCTCTGGCAGCCAG GCGTCCGTTCTGGAAAACCTGCGTCTGGCAGTCCGGTCTCAGCTTGGCTTCACCACTTTGCGCCTCCCTTCTGCCGGTCGTCATAGCAACCTGTGGCGCAGCCTCTTCAACTTTTCTCGTTCTCGGCAGTCGGCATCTTTGGCTCTGGTCTCTGCTGACCTGGAGGACAGTGCTGGAACTGGAAGTTCTGGATCAGACCTGCTGTCCCCAGACTCTGATGACACTGATACTGAGAGTGAGAGGGGGAGGGAGCGTTCCATTGGTGCGGTGGGTGGGCCTGTTGCCCCGCTTCCCCAGAAGACCCCGCCTTCTAGTTCAGTATCTATGATGGCCTCCACGGCCCCCATAAACCTACCACCCACTCCCAGCCAAGTCCAAAACAATCCTAGAGAGGCTCCACCCCCTGCCAGCCCTGTCACCATGGTAACCGCCAATCCAGACATTGTATGTCACAATGACTTCTCTGAGCTCCAAGCCCCACCCACTTCCACCCTGCAGCGTCTGGCCCAGAGCCTGCACCGACTCACCAGGAACCTGATGAGAACCAGTCAGAACCACACTTGGACCAATCGCAGTCCGCTGCACCAACTGGACACAGGGAGGGCCAGAACAGAGTCCATGGAGCGGCGAGGCAgcggagaggaagaggaggacgtGGAGCTTCTGATCCCAGATTCGGACTCATCTTTGTTGTTCAGTGACATTCGACAACCACTGTTAGAGCCACCGCCCTCCTCCAACACAGCTTACGTGTTGCGCCAGCACCGTGGGAACAGCACACAAGCAGGGTGGGATGGCCCGTGCGAACACTGTGGAAAGGTTCACACCGCTCGGATCCCCGATGCATGTCTGGAGGTGGGAGGCAAGATGGAGAGCAGCGATGACGAGCTACTGCAGCTGTGCTAA
- the lrp12 gene encoding low-density lipoprotein receptor-related protein 12 isoform X1, which yields MAVCSGVYLLFFSGCIAASQRNENFFVSGISNVVSLSACGDSSELLRASSGIITSPGWPFQYPTRLNCSWNIRGRPGDTITISFQDFDLQGSHRCSSDWMSISSYKNLDGLRVCGSSLPPPYISSQDHVWIHFHSDDTLTGKGFRLSYVTGKSDVSSCDVDQFHCSNGKCIPDWWRCNSMDECGDNSDEDLCVDSPFSFQPCSLNQFPCLSRYTRIYTCLPHSLRCDGSIDCQDLGDEIDCDVPTCGDWLRNFYGSFSSPNYPDFYPPGSNCTWLIDTGDHRKVILRFTDFKLDGTGYGDYVKVYDGLKENPRRLLRVLTAFDSRSPVVVVSSSGQLRVHFYADKINAARGFNVTYQVDGFCLPWEVPCGGNWGCYTEQQRCDGYWHCPNGRDELNCSTCQEDEFPCSRNGACYPRSDRCNYQNRCPNGSDEKNCFFCQPGNFHCKNNRCVFESWVCDAQDDCGDGSDEESCPVVVPTRVITAAVIGSLVCGLLLVIALGCTCKLYSLRMFERRSFETQLSRVEAELLRREAPPSYGQLIAQGLIPPVEDFPVCSGSQASVLENLRLAVRSQLGFTTLRLPSAGRHSNLWRSLFNFSRSRQSASLALVSADLEDSAGTGSSGSDLLSPDSDDTDTESERGRERSIGAVGGPVAPLPQKTPPSSSVSMMASTAPINLPPTPSQVQNNPREAPPPASPVTMVTANPDIVCHNDFSELQAPPTSTLQRLAQSLHRLTRNLMRTSQNHTWTNRSPLHQLDTGRARTESMERRGSGEEEEDVELLIPDSDSSLLFSDIRQPLLEPPPSSNTAYVLRQHRGNSTQAGWDGPCEHCGKVHTARIPDACLEVGGKMESSDDELLQLC from the exons ATGGCCGTCTGTTCAGGTGTCTACCTGCTCTTCTTTTCAG GATGCATTGCTGCCTCTCAGAGGAACGAAAACTTTTTTGTGTCTGGGATTTCCAATG TCGTTTCACTTTCAGCGTGCGGCGACTCGTCTGAGCTCTTACGAGCATCCAGCGGCATCATTACGAGCCCCGGTTGGCCCTTCCAGTACCCAACGCGCCTTAACTGTAGCTGGAACATTCGAGGCCGACCAGGAGATACCATCACCATCAG CTTCCAGGATTTTGACCTGCAGGGTTCACACCGTTGCTCGTCAGACTGGATGTCAATCAGCAGTTACAAGAATTTGGATGGACTGCGAGTGTGTGGCTCGTCCCTGCCGCCTCCTTACATCTCATCCCAGGACCACGTCTGGATTCACTTCCACTCTGACGACACTCTGACAGGAAAAGGTTTCCGACTGTCCTACGTCACAG GGAAGTCTGACGTTTCCAGCTGTGACGTGGACCAGTTTCACTGCTCCAATGGGAAGTGCATCCCCGACTGGTGGCGTTGTAACTCCATGGACGAGTGTGGGGATAATTCTGATGAGGACCTGTGTGTGGACTCGCCGTTCTCCTTTCAGCCCTGCAGCCTGAACCAGTTTCCCTGCTTGTCCCGCTACACCCGAATCTACACATGTCTGCCCCACAGCCTGCGCTGTGACGGCAGCATCGACTGTCAG GATCTGGGAGATGAGATTGACTGTGACGTCCCAACCTGTGGAGACTGGTTGAGGAATTTTTACGGCTCCTTCAGCTCTCCAAACTATCCTGACTTCTACCCTCCAGGGAGTAACTGCACTTGGCTGATTGACACTGGAGACCACAGGAAG GTCATCCTGCGCTTCACAGACTTCAAACTAGACGGGACAGGGTACGGGGACTATGTGAAGGTGTATGACGGCCTCAAGGAGAATCCTCGCCGCCTTCTCAGGGTGCTGACAGCCTTCGACTCGAGATCGCCCGTTGTGGTGGTGTCGTCATCCGGCCAGCTGCGAGTCCACTTCTATGCCGACAAGATCAATGCCGCCCGAGGCTTCAATGTCACCTACCAG GTGGATGGCTTCTGCCTGCCCTGGGAGGTTCCTTGTGGGGGGAACTGGGGCTGTTACACCGAGCAGCAACGCTGTGATGGCTACTGGCACTGTCCTAACGGCCGGGACGAACTGAACTGTTCCACATGTCAGGAGGACGAGTTCCCCTGTTCCAGAAACGGAGCCTGTTATCCTCGATCAGACCGCTGTAACTACCAGAACCGCTGCCCCAACGGTTCTGATGAGAAGAACTGCTTCTTCTGCCAGCCTGGAAACTTCCACTGCAAg AATAACCGGTGTGTGTTCGAGTCCTGGGTGTGCGACGCCCAGGACGACTGCGGTGATGGCAGTGACGAGGAAAGTTGTCCCGTCGTCGTTCCCACCAGGGTGATCACGGCTGCAGTCATCGGCAGCCTCGTCTGTGGCCTCCTGCTGGTCATCGCCCTCGGGTGCACGTGTAAACTCTACTCGCTGCGCATGTTTGAACGCAG GTCTTTCGAGACCCAGCTGTCCAGAGttgaggcggagctgctgaggAGAGAAGCCCCGCCCTCATATGGCCAACTGATAGCTCAGGGTTTGATCCCACCTGTGGAGGATTTCCCAGTGTGCTCTGGCAGCCAG GCGTCCGTTCTGGAAAACCTGCGTCTGGCAGTCCGGTCTCAGCTTGGCTTCACCACTTTGCGCCTCCCTTCTGCCGGTCGTCATAGCAACCTGTGGCGCAGCCTCTTCAACTTTTCTCGTTCTCGGCAGTCGGCATCTTTGGCTCTGGTCTCTGCTGACCTGGAGGACAGTGCTGGAACTGGAAGTTCTGGATCAGACCTGCTGTCCCCAGACTCTGATGACACTGATACTGAGAGTGAGAGGGGGAGGGAGCGTTCCATTGGTGCGGTGGGTGGGCCTGTTGCCCCGCTTCCCCAGAAGACCCCGCCTTCTAGTTCAGTATCTATGATGGCCTCCACGGCCCCCATAAACCTACCACCCACTCCCAGCCAAGTCCAAAACAATCCTAGAGAGGCTCCACCCCCTGCCAGCCCTGTCACCATGGTAACCGCCAATCCAGACATTGTATGTCACAATGACTTCTCTGAGCTCCAAGCCCCACCCACTTCCACCCTGCAGCGTCTGGCCCAGAGCCTGCACCGACTCACCAGGAACCTGATGAGAACCAGTCAGAACCACACTTGGACCAATCGCAGTCCGCTGCACCAACTGGACACAGGGAGGGCCAGAACAGAGTCCATGGAGCGGCGAGGCAgcggagaggaagaggaggacgtGGAGCTTCTGATCCCAGATTCGGACTCATCTTTGTTGTTCAGTGACATTCGACAACCACTGTTAGAGCCACCGCCCTCCTCCAACACAGCTTACGTGTTGCGCCAGCACCGTGGGAACAGCACACAAGCAGGGTGGGATGGCCCGTGCGAACACTGTGGAAAGGTTCACACCGCTCGGATCCCCGATGCATGTCTGGAGGTGGGAGGCAAGATGGAGAGCAGCGATGACGAGCTACTGCAGCTGTGCTAA